One Vallitalea pronyensis genomic region harbors:
- a CDS encoding response regulator transcription factor: protein MENTVLIIEDEAIMRELIAVAFRDYGYHVLEAADGLEALEIFDENHIDLVLLDIVMPKLDGWSVCRRIRSKSDVAIIMLTSRDDDEDQLLGFELGVDEYVIKPINIQVLLARSNRLLERLATTDDKLKNIIQKSGITIDKDAYSVRVDNIKVDFAPKEYELLLYLVENEGRVLTREKILDTIWGYDYFGDYRVVDTHIKKIRKKLKDKSTYIRTVVRAGYKFDTN, encoded by the coding sequence ATGGAAAATACGGTTTTAATTATAGAAGATGAAGCGATTATGAGAGAATTGATAGCGGTTGCCTTTAGAGATTATGGTTACCATGTCCTTGAAGCTGCAGATGGACTTGAAGCATTAGAAATATTCGATGAAAACCATATCGATTTGGTGTTGCTGGATATTGTTATGCCCAAATTGGACGGATGGTCCGTATGCAGAAGAATAAGGTCTAAATCAGATGTCGCCATTATTATGCTGACATCACGAGATGATGATGAAGATCAATTATTAGGATTTGAGTTAGGAGTAGATGAATATGTCATTAAACCCATTAATATCCAAGTACTCCTAGCTCGAAGCAATCGGCTCTTAGAAAGACTGGCCACGACAGATGACAAACTCAAAAATATTATTCAAAAATCGGGAATTACCATTGATAAGGATGCATATTCTGTAAGAGTGGACAATATAAAAGTTGATTTTGCGCCAAAAGAATATGAATTGCTTCTATATCTTGTGGAAAATGAAGGGCGTGTGTTAACAAGAGAAAAAATATTAGATACCATATGGGGGTACGATTATTTTGGGGATTACCGGGTTGTGGATACCCATATCAAAAAGATTCGGAAGAAATTGAAAGATAAATCCACTTACATAAGAACCGTTGTTAGGGCAGGTTACAAATTTGACACAAATTAA
- a CDS encoding AI-2E family transporter produces the protein MKIKLDYGYMKKIKYITLGFVIIYIIYLVITEIGDVMDGLSSAFSITVKTLSPFLWGLVIAYLLNPLVRYFERIIGKIRIGKKWSRNHPKQRRAIIRGLSLVITLAFIIAVIVLLFNSVFVMINGSFQKFEFTSFLEEITTRFANYTKELEGLEGKLEMMGLTANISQAIEDLLGNLVTQIQTILGSLTNRLTTIGRYIIDISFGFVFAFNFIMNREYFNGLVENALRLLFNNKKKNSLKEIAGEINVVFLSFIRGKIIDLTLLSLVTVLSLVIINFKYAFIVGTFAGYTNIIPYLGTWIGIVPAVIIALVTGTWQQAVFVGLYIVVIQQIYYIIVSPRIQGKSVGMHPVFILLAMFVFTKFFGIMGMILSIPMGGIVKIFLNRWVKKRQERKSIKLIQLEKT, from the coding sequence ATGAAGATTAAACTGGATTATGGGTATATGAAAAAGATAAAATATATAACCCTTGGCTTTGTCATTATCTATATCATATACCTTGTCATAACAGAAATTGGCGATGTTATGGATGGTCTCTCCTCTGCTTTTTCTATTACTGTTAAGACGTTATCGCCCTTTTTATGGGGATTAGTTATTGCATATCTGCTTAACCCATTAGTTCGCTATTTTGAACGCATCATAGGAAAAATACGTATAGGTAAAAAATGGAGTAGGAATCATCCTAAACAAAGAAGAGCCATTATCAGAGGATTAAGTCTTGTCATAACCCTTGCGTTTATTATCGCGGTTATTGTTTTATTGTTTAATAGTGTCTTTGTGATGATTAATGGTAGTTTTCAAAAATTTGAATTCACCTCATTTCTTGAAGAGATTACAACCCGATTTGCAAATTATACCAAGGAATTAGAAGGGTTAGAAGGAAAACTTGAGATGATGGGATTGACAGCTAATATATCCCAAGCTATTGAAGACCTTTTAGGTAATTTGGTCACACAGATTCAGACCATCCTCGGTAGTTTAACCAACCGTCTTACCACCATTGGCCGTTATATCATTGATATTTCCTTTGGTTTTGTCTTTGCTTTTAACTTTATTATGAACCGTGAATATTTTAATGGTCTAGTTGAGAATGCTTTAAGGCTCTTATTCAACAATAAAAAGAAGAATAGCTTAAAAGAAATAGCTGGAGAAATCAATGTGGTTTTCCTAAGTTTTATTCGGGGTAAAATCATTGACTTAACGCTACTAAGTTTAGTAACGGTACTATCCTTAGTGATTATTAATTTTAAATATGCATTTATTGTAGGTACTTTTGCAGGTTATACCAATATTATTCCTTATCTTGGTACATGGATTGGTATTGTTCCAGCTGTCATCATTGCTCTCGTTACAGGTACTTGGCAGCAGGCTGTATTTGTGGGTCTATACATTGTTGTTATCCAACAAATCTACTACATCATCGTCAGTCCTAGGATTCAAGGGAAAAGTGTTGGGATGCACCCCGTATTTATACTCCTTGCCATGTTTGTATTTACCAAATTCTTTGGTATTATGGGTATGATTTTATCCATCCCAATGGGTGGTATTGTGAAGATATTCTTAAATAGATGGGTTAAGAAACGACAGGAGCGCAAAAGCATTAAACTGATTCAGTTAGAAAAAACATAA
- a CDS encoding HAD family hydrolase: MYKNYVFNLYGTLIDIKTNEEKSEIWEKLAIYLGYNSAHYDNQELKESFDKIVKKLIKKNDHYECPDYQIEDVFFKLYKDKGVKPKKKAKFAAKTFRLLSTDSIKLYDGVLDVMEQLKAQDKKIYLLSNAQKAFANSEMKYLGIKKLFDGICISSDVGIRKPDTKFYEYFFEKYDIRPEETIFVGNDAIDLKGASNMGIDSMYIHTNLSQGNAEDVPSKYKILDGDIRKLCDIIK, encoded by the coding sequence ATGTATAAGAATTATGTATTTAACCTATATGGCACATTAATTGATATTAAAACCAATGAAGAAAAAAGTGAGATTTGGGAGAAATTAGCGATTTACTTGGGGTATAATAGTGCGCACTATGATAATCAGGAATTAAAAGAGAGTTTCGACAAAATTGTTAAGAAACTCATTAAGAAAAACGATCATTATGAATGTCCAGATTATCAAATTGAGGATGTATTTTTTAAACTTTACAAGGACAAGGGTGTAAAGCCAAAGAAAAAGGCAAAATTTGCTGCTAAAACCTTTCGGTTATTATCCACGGATTCTATTAAGCTCTATGATGGTGTTCTTGATGTCATGGAACAATTAAAAGCCCAGGATAAGAAAATCTATCTTTTATCCAATGCACAGAAAGCCTTTGCTAATTCAGAAATGAAATATCTAGGCATTAAAAAATTGTTCGACGGTATTTGCATATCATCCGATGTAGGTATTCGTAAACCGGATACAAAATTCTACGAATACTTCTTTGAAAAGTATGATATTAGACCAGAAGAAACAATCTTTGTTGGAAACGATGCTATTGACTTAAAAGGTGCAAGCAATATGGGCATAGATTCCATGTATATTCACACCAATTTATCACAAGGTAATGCGGAAGATGTACCATCTAAATACAAAATATTGGATGGGGATATACGAAAACTTTGTGATATAATAAAGTAG
- a CDS encoding PspC domain-containing protein — protein sequence MKKLYKSRTDRKINGVCGGIARYLDVDSTIVRVIFGIGILFGFAGLWAYLICLLIMPEEPIA from the coding sequence ATGAAAAAACTTTATAAATCCAGAACGGACAGAAAAATTAATGGTGTGTGTGGAGGCATTGCGAGATACTTAGATGTTGACTCTACAATTGTTCGTGTTATATTTGGAATTGGTATCTTATTTGGATTTGCAGGTTTATGGGCATATCTCATTTGTTTGTTAATTATGCCAGAAGAACCCATAGCGTAA
- a CDS encoding ferritin family protein: protein MSYTTEGQPQGIPSKITNFIRESLISEIVAINQYNYHINNTSCPPMVKLWKHIRDEEIRHFSMFSELLRKYDPVQLKLYEETKGHINIDFTNCYSLKSATKINIPGAIRSDIKGELEAIILYEDVVKHGKYRDVFEVYTEITTEEKEHFEELSFAIMDYDRDFGIRPGCKGV from the coding sequence ATGAGTTATACAACTGAAGGTCAGCCTCAAGGTATACCCTCTAAGATTACTAATTTTATTCGTGAATCCCTCATTTCCGAGATTGTAGCCATTAATCAATACAACTATCATATTAATAATACATCCTGTCCTCCAATGGTTAAATTATGGAAGCATATTCGTGATGAGGAAATAAGGCATTTCTCCATGTTTTCTGAATTACTTCGGAAATATGATCCTGTGCAGTTAAAACTTTATGAAGAGACAAAGGGACATATCAATATTGATTTTACAAACTGCTATTCCTTAAAATCAGCCACCAAAATAAACATTCCAGGTGCTATACGCAGCGATATTAAAGGGGAACTTGAAGCGATTATTCTCTATGAAGATGTAGTGAAACATGGTAAATATCGAGATGTTTTTGAGGTATACACAGAAATTACTACTGAAGAAAAAGAACATTTTGAAGAACTCTCTTTTGCTATCATGGACTATGATAGGGATTTTGGTATAAGACCGGGTTGTAAAGGTGTCTAA
- a CDS encoding GNAT family N-acetyltransferase, whose protein sequence is MTIRPIRIDDAERYLKMLQQLDSETKNMMYEPGERKTTVQEMKVKIEDSLKSGSLILIIEDTTKHCIGGFLALEIGFANRIKHSAYLVVGILSAYQGQGLGKRLFQEMDSWAREHHIIRIELTVMTHNKPGIHLYQKMGFTMEGTKVKSLMVDGELVDEYYMAKLYE, encoded by the coding sequence ATGACCATTAGACCCATTCGCATAGATGATGCTGAACGTTACCTAAAGATGTTGCAACAATTAGATTCTGAAACGAAAAATATGATGTATGAGCCAGGTGAGCGAAAAACCACTGTACAGGAAATGAAAGTAAAGATTGAGGATAGTCTAAAATCAGGGTCACTTATCTTAATCATAGAAGATACAACGAAGCATTGTATTGGAGGCTTCCTTGCATTGGAAATAGGTTTTGCCAATCGCATAAAACACAGTGCCTACCTTGTGGTAGGTATTCTGAGTGCTTATCAAGGTCAAGGTTTGGGAAAACGGTTATTCCAAGAGATGGATAGTTGGGCAAGAGAACACCATATCATAAGAATTGAATTAACAGTGATGACCCATAATAAACCGGGTATCCATCTGTATCAAAAAATGGGTTTTACAATGGAAGGCACCAAAGTAAAATCCCTTATGGTAGATGGGGAATTGGTGGATGAGTATTATATGGCTAAACTCTATGAATAG
- a CDS encoding ABC transporter permease — MNSVITIYIERWDFFKDLFVQHVALTMTAVSIITVIGITTGILMTRNRYIAGVLLAVTNFLYTIPSIALFGFLVAITGIGNKSAITALTIYGVLPIIRNTYVGIMEVDEQTIESAIGMGSTRKQLLFKIQLPLALPVIITGFRTMVIMTIALGGIASFIGAGGLGVAIWRGITTNFPQMTIAGSLLVALLAIVTDLVLGYIEKIMRKRILGSEGMGGHVHV, encoded by the coding sequence ATGAACAGTGTCATAACAATCTACATAGAACGATGGGATTTTTTTAAGGATTTGTTTGTACAACATGTTGCACTGACCATGACCGCTGTGAGTATCATCACGGTAATCGGTATTACCACAGGCATTCTCATGACAAGAAATCGTTATATAGCAGGTGTGCTATTGGCTGTCACTAATTTTCTCTACACCATACCATCCATTGCACTTTTTGGTTTTCTAGTGGCCATTACAGGTATTGGAAACAAAAGTGCCATTACAGCTCTCACCATATATGGTGTGTTACCCATTATTCGCAACACCTATGTGGGCATCATGGAAGTGGATGAACAAACCATAGAATCCGCTATAGGTATGGGAAGCACAAGAAAACAACTGCTTTTCAAAATTCAATTGCCTCTTGCACTACCTGTTATCATTACTGGATTTCGTACCATGGTGATTATGACCATTGCACTTGGAGGGATTGCGTCCTTCATTGGTGCGGGGGGATTAGGTGTAGCTATATGGAGGGGTATTACCACCAATTTTCCGCAAATGACCATTGCAGGAAGCTTATTAGTTGCTCTATTAGCCATTGTAACGGACTTGGTATTAGGCTATATTGAAAAAATAATGCGTAAACGAATATTAGGATCAGAAGGAATGGGAGGTCATGTACATGTGTAA
- a CDS encoding glycine betaine ABC transporter substrate-binding protein produces the protein MCKKLLIMVLICSLISCVTGCKKDEKKVVIASKPMTEQLIIVEMLTKLIEEKTDIQVEQKMSIGGGTSNIHPAMEKGDIDLYPEYTGTGWLFVLKEPLIKDPEELYEAVKKGYAETYNITWLDLYGFNNTFGLAIKEALADGHDIETYTDLAKVSDKLSFAAEYDFFEREDGYPGLVSAYGFQFKTISEIDIGLKYQAIGEDEVDVINVFSTDGRLKEVGLVVLEDDQYFFPNYAATTIVRQEILEKYPELEEVLNTLGGQINNEEMIQMNYLVEIEKQEPKQVAVDFLEKKGLLP, from the coding sequence ATGTGTAAAAAGCTATTGATCATGGTATTAATATGCAGTCTTATAAGTTGTGTTACAGGATGTAAAAAAGATGAAAAGAAAGTGGTCATTGCCAGTAAACCCATGACAGAACAATTAATTATAGTGGAAATGCTGACAAAACTTATTGAAGAAAAGACAGATATACAAGTGGAACAGAAGATGAGTATTGGGGGAGGCACCTCCAATATTCACCCAGCCATGGAAAAAGGTGACATTGATCTTTACCCAGAATATACAGGGACGGGATGGTTATTTGTTTTAAAAGAACCATTAATCAAAGACCCTGAAGAACTCTACGAAGCAGTCAAAAAAGGGTATGCTGAGACCTATAACATCACCTGGCTTGACTTATACGGTTTTAACAATACCTTTGGATTAGCCATTAAGGAAGCATTAGCAGATGGTCATGATATAGAAACCTATACGGATTTAGCTAAAGTAAGTGATAAGTTATCATTTGCAGCAGAGTATGACTTTTTTGAACGTGAAGATGGTTACCCTGGACTTGTAAGTGCCTATGGCTTTCAGTTTAAAACCATATCAGAAATTGATATCGGCTTGAAATATCAGGCTATAGGAGAAGATGAAGTGGATGTCATTAATGTCTTTTCGACAGATGGGCGGTTAAAAGAAGTAGGTCTGGTTGTTCTTGAAGACGATCAATACTTTTTCCCCAATTATGCGGCCACAACCATTGTCCGTCAGGAGATTCTAGAAAAATACCCAGAATTAGAAGAGGTTCTTAATACATTAGGCGGTCAGATTAATAATGAAGAAATGATTCAGATGAATTACCTTGTGGAGATTGAAAAACAAGAACCGAAACAAGTGGCAGTGGACTTTCTAGAAAAGAAAGGACTCTTACCATGA
- a CDS encoding ABC transporter ATP-binding protein: MIDIEFKEVCKHYNKGHQVINNLSLQIEQGEFVTLLGPSGCGKTTLLKMVNKLIKPDDGHIWVKGTSIHDWHTTALRRGIGYVIQQIGLFPHMRIKDNISYVPMINNMTKSFREKRARELVHLVGLEEDMLERYPRELSGGQKQRIGVARALAADPDIILMDEPFGAVDEIARTKLQEQLKHIHQQLGKTILFVTHDISEALKLGTRIVLMHKGQIEQSGIKEELIFQPKTPFVKDFLGLKGFKAALNEGIMEQIYGDILTGDTSMQAFYDQINTRIS, from the coding sequence ATGATTGATATTGAATTCAAGGAAGTATGTAAACATTACAACAAAGGCCATCAAGTCATCAACAACCTGAGCTTACAGATTGAACAGGGGGAGTTCGTGACACTTTTAGGACCATCCGGTTGTGGTAAAACCACCTTGTTAAAAATGGTAAATAAACTGATTAAACCTGATGACGGCCATATATGGGTTAAGGGAACATCCATTCATGATTGGCATACCACTGCCCTTAGACGTGGTATTGGCTATGTCATTCAACAGATTGGTCTCTTTCCCCACATGCGGATTAAAGATAACATAAGCTATGTACCCATGATCAATAACATGACCAAATCATTTCGAGAAAAACGAGCAAGAGAACTGGTTCATCTGGTGGGATTAGAAGAAGATATGCTGGAACGTTATCCAAGAGAACTCAGTGGCGGGCAGAAACAGAGGATAGGGGTGGCTAGAGCATTGGCTGCTGACCCAGATATCATCCTTATGGATGAACCTTTTGGAGCCGTTGATGAAATAGCAAGAACCAAATTACAAGAACAGTTAAAACACATTCATCAACAACTGGGAAAAACAATCTTATTTGTTACCCATGATATTAGTGAAGCCCTTAAACTGGGTACAAGAATTGTACTTATGCATAAAGGTCAGATTGAGCAAAGTGGTATCAAGGAGGAACTTATATTTCAGCCTAAAACACCTTTTGTAAAGGATTTCTTAGGGTTGAAGGGCTTTAAAGCAGCTCTTAATGAAGGCATCATGGAACAAATCTATGGGGATATTTTAACAGGTGATACCAGTATGCAGGCGTTCTATGATCAGATTAATACAAGGATATCTTAG
- the wsfD gene encoding glycan biosynthesis hexose transferase WsfD: MNKKMIYLALWIGCIVTVCLLLYYPKFVGVGDNSDFDRVMKPIGLKVDVDKKYDYAQSTFAYNREWYNLGEHLSFISSPDIKVDHPYHSTQFIVLKIAGFINGFYQYMTQGVINTFEIWTLAILYMGIFGLAVSVFIRSIPLKNTWAKTLLSILFIGIFFDKGYILYFNSFYGEPLILVSFLLYVASTLVILKEERVHGLWYVLSFLAGGLFIGAKVANIPLGVLMICFALLLYWKKKDKSIRRIIILGSVCLFLTSLYFYTTVPEWMNHYNRYHAVFYGILKDSPHPIEDLRDLGIDEQYVTLKDTHAYMDHGEYDIHSDAFSEAVYDRATPLRVSIYYLTHPKRLWHKMQVLARSSTIIRPPYVGNYLEEDHGERLVFDRRFSSWETLRKKTHPYALLMVMVIGLLYSITSVLTYRKYPSESNGLLVLAFRIMLLLFAMSQFILPVIGNGEADLVKHMFLFNMIVDMLIILTVMDSIRWLEKRYYKPLIVLIGGLFSLVIIIHMFTNEKSPAIITMGRFNNKPIHWEVLEQTGNDYLIAAKDIVTFRTFDEQLNRWHTSTLRQWLNSDEKNGFLYGFTEDEKRRIQAINRKTILALPFKEQADEGSKPFYWYPVPGDVRQNYFEAYGNINLEKVFILGVWEYEAYDLSHQKGHPYWLRTPYANNDMARIVDTDGFVYHKGVHEPSIGVVPCMVITITK; encoded by the coding sequence ATGAATAAGAAAATGATCTATCTAGCCCTATGGATAGGCTGTATCGTAACCGTATGTCTATTGCTCTATTACCCTAAGTTTGTAGGGGTAGGGGATAACAGTGATTTTGATAGAGTCATGAAGCCTATTGGGTTGAAAGTAGATGTGGATAAAAAATATGATTATGCCCAGAGTACTTTTGCGTATAATCGGGAATGGTATAATCTAGGTGAACATCTATCCTTTATTAGCAGTCCAGATATTAAAGTGGATCATCCCTATCATTCCACACAATTTATAGTGTTAAAAATAGCTGGATTTATCAACGGGTTTTATCAATATATGACCCAAGGTGTGATTAATACCTTTGAGATATGGACCCTAGCCATATTGTATATGGGCATATTTGGCTTGGCTGTCTCGGTTTTTATCAGGAGTATACCCCTAAAAAACACCTGGGCTAAAACTTTATTGTCCATACTCTTTATTGGGATATTTTTTGACAAGGGCTATATCTTATACTTTAATAGCTTTTACGGTGAACCCCTTATTCTAGTGTCCTTCTTACTCTATGTTGCTAGTACCTTAGTCATACTAAAAGAAGAAAGGGTTCATGGTCTATGGTACGTCCTGAGCTTTCTTGCAGGAGGCCTGTTTATCGGTGCAAAAGTTGCCAATATACCCCTTGGGGTACTGATGATATGTTTTGCACTATTGCTTTATTGGAAGAAAAAGGACAAGTCCATTAGACGCATCATCATCTTAGGGAGTGTGTGCTTGTTTCTCACATCCCTTTACTTTTACACAACAGTACCTGAGTGGATGAATCATTATAATCGTTACCATGCTGTTTTTTATGGTATCTTAAAGGATTCGCCACATCCTATAGAAGACTTAAGAGATTTAGGTATAGACGAGCAATATGTGACCCTAAAAGACACCCATGCTTACATGGACCATGGGGAATATGATATCCATAGTGATGCTTTTTCTGAAGCAGTCTATGATCGAGCAACACCTTTAAGAGTCAGCATTTACTATCTTACTCACCCTAAGAGGTTATGGCATAAGATGCAAGTGCTTGCACGATCAAGTACCATCATACGGCCGCCTTATGTGGGGAATTATTTAGAAGAGGATCATGGAGAACGTTTGGTATTCGATAGGCGATTCAGCAGTTGGGAAACACTGCGAAAGAAAACCCACCCTTATGCACTGTTGATGGTGATGGTGATCGGTTTACTCTATAGCATAACCAGTGTTCTAACCTACAGAAAATACCCTTCTGAATCCAATGGGTTATTGGTGTTAGCATTTCGCATCATGTTATTGTTGTTTGCCATGAGCCAGTTTATACTCCCAGTGATTGGTAATGGTGAGGCAGATCTTGTGAAGCATATGTTCTTATTTAATATGATAGTGGACATGTTGATTATCTTGACGGTTATGGATAGCATAAGATGGTTGGAAAAAAGATATTATAAACCCTTAATTGTATTAATAGGAGGCTTATTTAGTCTTGTGATTATCATTCATATGTTTACGAATGAAAAGTCACCTGCCATCATAACCATGGGCCGCTTTAACAACAAACCTATTCACTGGGAGGTTCTAGAGCAGACAGGTAATGACTATCTCATAGCAGCAAAGGACATTGTGACCTTTAGAACCTTTGATGAACAGCTTAATAGATGGCACACATCCACACTGCGTCAATGGTTAAACAGTGATGAAAAAAATGGATTTCTATATGGATTTACTGAAGATGAAAAAAGACGTATACAAGCCATTAATCGAAAAACGATTCTAGCTCTACCTTTTAAAGAACAGGCGGATGAGGGTTCAAAACCTTTTTACTGGTACCCTGTCCCAGGTGATGTGAGACAGAATTATTTTGAGGCCTACGGCAACATTAACCTAGAGAAAGTTTTTATATTGGGGGTATGGGAATATGAAGCCTATGATTTATCCCATCAAAAAGGACATCCCTATTGGTTACGAACACCTTATGCCAACAATGATATGGCAAGAATTGTTGATACAGATGGTTTTGTGTACCATAAAGGGGTCCATGAACCGTCCATTGGCGTTGTGCCATGTATGGTTATAACCATAACGAAATAA
- a CDS encoding glycosyltransferase family 2 protein, which translates to MNLAIVIPVYNESDAIYNNFTMIYNSLDKAGIPCHYMLVDDGSTDQTWLEISRLKEQYPHVSAIRFARNFGKEMAICAGLDHIEGDRYLIMDSDLQHPPTCVRDMMRLMDKTGANIVDGIKQKRGKESRLYRSIAKRFYGLLKTATGLNMDNSSDFKLIDERVVDAIRQFRESNLFFRGVVDWVGFQRTAYYFDVEDRQEGETSFSTFNLMKLACNAILSHTSKPLYLTIVGGGIFLIFALILGVQTLVNYFMGNAISGFSTVIVLLLMIGSMIMLSLGIIGIYISRIYDEVKQRPRYIISESANEKEMKAGRLYEPIYTTIKENNG; encoded by the coding sequence ATGAATCTTGCTATAGTCATTCCTGTCTACAACGAGTCAGATGCTATTTATAATAATTTTACGATGATATACAATAGTCTTGATAAGGCAGGTATACCATGCCATTATATGTTAGTGGATGATGGTTCCACAGACCAAACCTGGCTAGAAATAAGTCGGTTAAAAGAACAATATCCTCATGTATCGGCTATTCGGTTTGCTAGGAATTTTGGTAAAGAAATGGCCATATGTGCAGGACTGGATCATATTGAAGGAGACCGTTATCTTATTATGGATTCCGACCTTCAGCATCCACCAACCTGTGTAAGAGATATGATGCGCTTAATGGACAAAACAGGTGCAAATATTGTGGATGGGATTAAGCAAAAAAGAGGAAAAGAATCAAGGCTCTATCGGTCCATAGCCAAGCGATTTTATGGTTTATTAAAGACCGCTACAGGACTAAATATGGATAATTCATCGGATTTTAAACTTATTGATGAGCGTGTGGTGGATGCTATCCGACAATTTCGAGAGAGTAATCTGTTTTTTAGAGGTGTTGTGGATTGGGTAGGTTTTCAGCGGACGGCTTACTATTTTGATGTAGAAGACAGACAGGAAGGTGAGACAAGCTTTTCCACGTTTAATTTAATGAAATTAGCCTGTAATGCCATTTTGTCCCATACCAGTAAACCCCTCTATTTAACCATTGTAGGCGGTGGTATATTTCTAATATTTGCATTGATATTAGGGGTACAAACATTGGTGAATTATTTTATGGGCAATGCCATTAGCGGCTTTTCCACAGTCATTGTATTATTATTGATGATTGGTTCCATGATTATGTTATCCTTGGGCATTATCGGTATCTATATATCACGTATCTATGACGAAGTGAAGCAACGGCCAAGATACATTATATCCGAATCAGCTAATGAAAAAGAAATGAAGGCAGGAAGATTATATGAACCGATATATACAACGATTAAAGAAAATAATGGTTAA